A stretch of Prunus dulcis chromosome 6, ALMONDv2, whole genome shotgun sequence DNA encodes these proteins:
- the LOC117633133 gene encoding gamma-interferon-responsive lysosomal thiol protein-like isoform X1, with the protein MKPLHIAGSQISNSTMASARLFFTSLIACSIFLTTFSSDAAENGRFGVSRIEAQKVTLSVYYETLCQFCATFIVKNLAQIFDNNLITILNLRLVPWGKASTNSSKNSTVCQHGPDECRLNSVEACAINVLHDVNKYFALIYCIEFLAIEGRQKEWQTCFSSLGLPSKPILDCYKSGNGTKIEQKYANETMHLNPPLKFLPWLVLNNQPIGNDYENFAAYVCKAYKGNKVPLACQSVHLKQKTE; encoded by the exons ATGAAGCCTCTGCACATAGCAGGCTCTCAAATCTCTAACTCAACAATGGCTTCTGCTCGTCTGTTCTTCACTTCTCTCATTGCCTGTTCTATTTTCTTGACCACATTTTCATCTGATGCTGCAGAAAATGGCAGATTTGGAGTTTCTAGGATTGAAGCTCAGAAAGTTACTCTCTCAGTTTACTATGAAACTCTATGCCAATTTTGTGCTACTTTCATCGTCAAAAATCTTGCTCAAATATTTGATAACAATCTCATCACCATTCTCAATCTCAGACTGGTTCCTTGGGGAAAGGCATCTACCAACTCATCTAAGAACTCCACTGTTTGTCAG CATGGCCCAGATGAGTGCAGGCTAAATTCTGTGGAAGCATGCGCCATCAATGTTTTGCATGATGTG AACAAGTATTTTGCTTTGATTTACTGCATAGAATTTCTGGCCATTGAGGGAAGGCAGAAGGAATGGCAAACTTGTTTCAGTTCGTTGGGGTTGCCTTCAAAACCCATCTTGGATTGCTACAAAAGTGGAAATGGAACAAAG ATTGAACAAAAATATGCTAATGAAACCATGCACCTCAATCCGCCTCTTAAGTTTTTGCCATGGCTGGTTCTGAACAACCAACCAATTGGAAAT gattatgaaaattttgcCGCCTATGTATGCAAGGCTTACAAAGGTAACAAAGTACCCTTGGCCTGCCAATCTGTGCATTTGAAGCAAAAGACAGAGTAG
- the LOC117633133 gene encoding gamma-interferon-responsive lysosomal thiol protein-like isoform X2, with protein sequence MKPLHIAGSQISNSTMASARLFFTSLIACSIFLTTFSSDAAENGRFGVSRIEAQKVTLSVYYETLCQFCATFIVKNLAQIFDNNLITILNLRLVPWGKASTNSSKNSTVCQNKYFALIYCIEFLAIEGRQKEWQTCFSSLGLPSKPILDCYKSGNGTKIEQKYANETMHLNPPLKFLPWLVLNNQPIGNDYENFAAYVCKAYKGNKVPLACQSVHLKQKTE encoded by the exons ATGAAGCCTCTGCACATAGCAGGCTCTCAAATCTCTAACTCAACAATGGCTTCTGCTCGTCTGTTCTTCACTTCTCTCATTGCCTGTTCTATTTTCTTGACCACATTTTCATCTGATGCTGCAGAAAATGGCAGATTTGGAGTTTCTAGGATTGAAGCTCAGAAAGTTACTCTCTCAGTTTACTATGAAACTCTATGCCAATTTTGTGCTACTTTCATCGTCAAAAATCTTGCTCAAATATTTGATAACAATCTCATCACCATTCTCAATCTCAGACTGGTTCCTTGGGGAAAGGCATCTACCAACTCATCTAAGAACTCCACTGTTTGTCAG AACAAGTATTTTGCTTTGATTTACTGCATAGAATTTCTGGCCATTGAGGGAAGGCAGAAGGAATGGCAAACTTGTTTCAGTTCGTTGGGGTTGCCTTCAAAACCCATCTTGGATTGCTACAAAAGTGGAAATGGAACAAAG ATTGAACAAAAATATGCTAATGAAACCATGCACCTCAATCCGCCTCTTAAGTTTTTGCCATGGCTGGTTCTGAACAACCAACCAATTGGAAAT gattatgaaaattttgcCGCCTATGTATGCAAGGCTTACAAAGGTAACAAAGTACCCTTGGCCTGCCAATCTGTGCATTTGAAGCAAAAGACAGAGTAG
- the LOC117633133 gene encoding gamma-interferon-responsive lysosomal thiol protein-like isoform X3, which translates to MKPLHIAGSQISNSTMASARLFFTSLIACSIFLTTFSSDAAENGRFGVSRIEAQKVTLSVYYETLCQFCATFIVKNLAQIFDNNLITILNLRLVPWGKASTNSSKNSTVCQHGPDECRLNSVEACAINVLHDVNKYFALIYCIEFLAIEGRQKEWQTCFSSLGLPSKPILDCYKSGNGTKIEQKYANETMHLNPPLKFLPWLVLNNQPIGNL; encoded by the exons ATGAAGCCTCTGCACATAGCAGGCTCTCAAATCTCTAACTCAACAATGGCTTCTGCTCGTCTGTTCTTCACTTCTCTCATTGCCTGTTCTATTTTCTTGACCACATTTTCATCTGATGCTGCAGAAAATGGCAGATTTGGAGTTTCTAGGATTGAAGCTCAGAAAGTTACTCTCTCAGTTTACTATGAAACTCTATGCCAATTTTGTGCTACTTTCATCGTCAAAAATCTTGCTCAAATATTTGATAACAATCTCATCACCATTCTCAATCTCAGACTGGTTCCTTGGGGAAAGGCATCTACCAACTCATCTAAGAACTCCACTGTTTGTCAG CATGGCCCAGATGAGTGCAGGCTAAATTCTGTGGAAGCATGCGCCATCAATGTTTTGCATGATGTG AACAAGTATTTTGCTTTGATTTACTGCATAGAATTTCTGGCCATTGAGGGAAGGCAGAAGGAATGGCAAACTTGTTTCAGTTCGTTGGGGTTGCCTTCAAAACCCATCTTGGATTGCTACAAAAGTGGAAATGGAACAAAG ATTGAACAAAAATATGCTAATGAAACCATGCACCTCAATCCGCCTCTTAAGTTTTTGCCATGGCTGGTTCTGAACAACCAACCAATTGGAAAT CTTTAA
- the LOC117633134 gene encoding gamma-interferon-responsive lysosomal thiol protein-like isoform X2 yields the protein MGFRKLLTFFFFLLLLLIIPSYCNASEKVSVALYYETLCPYCADFIVNHLVKLFQNGLISIINLRLVPWGNAWLNSDGSFSCQHGSDECLLNTIEACTISIYPDVNRHFAFIHCVERLSLQGRHSAWANCFEMSRLGTTPIDCYNSGNGNVDYENFMAYICKAYKGQPPEACRSVRFTIESTGKEKPVPQVCHASEGRNSSHYQKHQHRKV from the exons ATGGGTTTTAGAAAATTGTtgacattcttcttcttcctgttgttgttgttgataatCCCATCTTACTGTAATGCTTCTGAGAAAGTTTCAGTGGCTCTCTACTATGAAACTCTGTGTCCATATTGTGCAGATTTCATAGTCAACCATCTGGTCAAGCTCTTCCAGAATGGTCTCATCTCCATCATCAACCTCAGGCTGGTCCCCTGGGGCAACGCTTGGCTCAATTCTGACGGCTCCTTCAGCTGCCAG CATGGATCAGATGAATGTTTGCTCAACACAATTGAGGCCTGCACCATTTCCATCTATCCTGATGTG AACCGGCATTTTGCATTCATCCACTGCGTTGAGCGCCTTAGCTTGCAGGGCAGACACAGTGCATGGGCCAATTGTTTTGAAATGTCCAGATTAGGCACTACCCCTATCGATTGCTACAACAGTGGAAATGGCAATGTG gattatgaaaattttatggCCTATATATGCAAGGCTTACAAAGGCCAACCTCCGGAAGCTTGCAGATCAGTCCGTTTTACAATTGAATCAACGGGTAAAGAAAAACCGGTTCCTCAAGTTTGTCATGCAAGCGAAGGAAGAAACTCTTCTCATTATCAGAAGCACCAGCACAGAAAGGTTTAA
- the LOC117633134 gene encoding gamma-interferon-responsive lysosomal thiol protein-like isoform X1: MGFRKLLTFFFFLLLLLIIPSYCNASEKVSVALYYETLCPYCADFIVNHLVKLFQNGLISIINLRLVPWGNAWLNSDGSFSCQHGSDECLLNTIEACTISIYPDVNRHFAFIHCVERLSLQGRHSAWANCFEMSRLGTTPIDCYNSGNGNVIEGKYGRETAQLKPPLRFVPWVLVNNQPLQEDYENFMAYICKAYKGQPPEACRSVRFTIESTGKEKPVPQVCHASEGRNSSHYQKHQHRKV; encoded by the exons ATGGGTTTTAGAAAATTGTtgacattcttcttcttcctgttgttgttgttgataatCCCATCTTACTGTAATGCTTCTGAGAAAGTTTCAGTGGCTCTCTACTATGAAACTCTGTGTCCATATTGTGCAGATTTCATAGTCAACCATCTGGTCAAGCTCTTCCAGAATGGTCTCATCTCCATCATCAACCTCAGGCTGGTCCCCTGGGGCAACGCTTGGCTCAATTCTGACGGCTCCTTCAGCTGCCAG CATGGATCAGATGAATGTTTGCTCAACACAATTGAGGCCTGCACCATTTCCATCTATCCTGATGTG AACCGGCATTTTGCATTCATCCACTGCGTTGAGCGCCTTAGCTTGCAGGGCAGACACAGTGCATGGGCCAATTGTTTTGAAATGTCCAGATTAGGCACTACCCCTATCGATTGCTACAACAGTGGAAATGGCAATGTG attgaaggaaaatatGGTAGGGAAACTGCTCAGCTTAAACCCCCACTTAGATTTGTGCCATGGGTTCTTGTGAACAATCAACCACTTCAAGAG gattatgaaaattttatggCCTATATATGCAAGGCTTACAAAGGCCAACCTCCGGAAGCTTGCAGATCAGTCCGTTTTACAATTGAATCAACGGGTAAAGAAAAACCGGTTCCTCAAGTTTGTCATGCAAGCGAAGGAAGAAACTCTTCTCATTATCAGAAGCACCAGCACAGAAAGGTTTAA
- the LOC117630998 gene encoding protein TIC 56, chloroplastic has protein sequence MASINFNPFESWFKKPPNPLPPINLLSLTDSFFPRATQTTTSPNFSALSLSNLFKGPPRPDPKTPSEPEKPGPYTEMLEQYFWECENAPDYRHAPEVDKILSEDPIFEKKENPTEEELRENEKFWKEFRESPVVQFLARAEQIAEKINEMELKENDRPYRDEDKKLWQAVPNVIGPDGRPMPRKAIKTREESDDKFWDFARQFFFGLWGFRQRPYPAGRPIDVAQAVGYKKLEKRYYDFIMRSGGWYYKDRLGRTRGPLELITLKTAWGAGIIDKDTFIWGEDMDEWVPIHMVYGLEPAIATWEVRLGAAATAFIHKLQKGIPPWVPLKGHEKKTYKQLQEEAIESKRRDLAVLEANDGVWPGVRIPSHALFLWASGSELTTILEEDHMPNKYIPKDLRIELSKTIPGLRPWEVLSVEQAMDQITYEGEWYREPLGTYTTGPPYIRHWNMDVKRLYRIFANLSTRVYQKMERTIPGFDKIMEKVQADANARYARRKARREAEKKAALERSLGVQSNP, from the exons ATGGCCTCCATCAACTTCAACCCCTTCGAAAGCTGGTTCAAGAAACCGCCAAACCCACTCCCGCCCATCAACCTCCTCTCACTCACAGACTCTTTTTTCCCCAGAGCCACCCAAACAACAACCTCTCCCAATTTCTCTGCACTCAGCCTCTCAAACCTCTTCAAGGGCCCTCCAAGACCCGACCCGAAAACCCCCTCCGAACCCGAGAAACCGGGACCCTACACCGAGATGCTGGAGCAGTACTTCTGGGAGTGCGAGAACGCACCAGATTACAGGCACGCCCCAGAAGTCGATAAGATACTGAGCGAAGACCCAATATTCGAAAAGAAAGAGAACCCAACTGAGGAGGAGCTCAGAGAGAACGAGAAGTTCTGGAAGGAGTTCAGGGAGAGCCCAGTTGTGCAGTTCTTGGCTCGAGCTGAGCAGATTGCCGAGAAGATCAACGAGATGGAGCTCAAAGAGAATGACAGGCCGTACAGGGATGAAGATAAAAAACTGTGGCAGGCTGTGCCGAATGTTATTGGGCCGGACGGAAGACCCATGCCCAGGAAGGCCATAAAGACGAGGGAAGAGTCTGATGACAAGTTCTGGGATTTTGCAAGGCAGTTCTTTTTTGGGCTTTGGGGGTTCCGCCAGAGGCCTTACCCGGCCGGCCGGCCTATCGATGTTGCTCAGGCAGTTGGGTATAAGAAGCTTGAGAAGCGCTACTATGACT TTATCATGAGGAGTGGTGGATGGTACTATAAGGACCGGTTGGGCCGAACAAGAGGTCCATTGGAGCTTATAACTCTTAAAACGGCTTGGGGTGCTGGGATTATTGACAAAGATACATTCATTTGGGGTGAGGACATGGATGAATGGGTTCCTATTCACATGGTTTATGGGTTGGAACCTGCTATTGCCACTTGGGAAG TTAGACTTGGGGCTGCTGCAACTGCTTTTATTCACAAACTACAAAAAGGAATTCCTCCTTGGGTTCCACTCAAGGGACATGAGAAAAAAACCTATAAGCAGCTACAAGAGGAGGCTATAGAAAGCAAGAGACGAGACTTAGCAGTACTTGAAGCTAACGATGGTGTTTGGCCAGGCGTTAGAATTCCGAGTCATGCTCTATTTCTTTGGGCTAGTGGCTCTGAACTGACAACAATTTTGGAAGAGGATCACATGCCGAACAAGTACATTCCAAAAGATCTTAG AATTGAATTGTCTAAAACTATCCCTGGGTTAAGGCCATGGGAGGTTCTAAGTGTGGAACAAGCAATGGATCAGATAACATATGAGGGAGAGTGGTACCGCGAACCTCTTGGCACCTACACGACAGGTCCTCCATACATTCGACATTGGAATATGGATGTCAAG AGACTCTATAGGATTTTTGCCAACCTAAGCACCCGAGTCTACCAGAAAATGGAGAGAACAATTCCTGGTTTCGATAAAATAATGGAGAAAGTTCAAGCTGATGCTAATGCAAGGTATGCCAGACGTAAGGCGAGAAGAGAGGCAGAGAAGAAAGCCGCGTTGGAAAGATCCTTGGGAGTTCAAAGTAATCCTTAA